The Peribacillus sp. FSL E2-0218 genome contains a region encoding:
- the yycH gene encoding two-component system activity regulator YycH — translation MNFERAKSIILIILVGTSIFLTWSIWTYEPEYDQLSQSSDYIKIKSDVEIVSDVIKPVSILFHGNGQHFQTSDPIEIGKMEKEYTQWSFKGVKEISVKRLQRKFDDFVHEDGSIEIQFSDDVPISIYKTLLNITDKEVPTFSFDRIIIKQRDIGQNQSAVYFVSYGQEKIYQGMVDSKKIQGFMNRYYTGSYNKHPEYTAEVINSKKTLFVPEKPVEIKSFQYYIDNLDIANLKNALFNFPKYVRQESVSVGDEYTDGTRLMTINKENYLISYINPGQKNKFVGSSSDLLQKSIDFINDHAGWEDNNYRYAYMSETEQRVVFRLFVNGYPAFNEYGMTEIEQIWGKEEIYSYERPYFSLASVLPSEGSLKTLASGREVLNQLKSKDNIDFKNVEDITIGYKLNKSLDSKLVTLVTLEPTWYYRIGNKWFIVPFEGDAGGDQSGLE, via the coding sequence ATGAATTTTGAACGTGCAAAAAGCATAATACTGATTATATTGGTGGGGACGAGCATTTTCTTGACCTGGAGCATCTGGACGTATGAGCCTGAATATGATCAATTGAGTCAATCGTCGGATTATATAAAGATAAAAAGCGATGTCGAGATCGTCAGTGATGTCATTAAACCGGTCAGTATCCTTTTTCATGGCAATGGGCAGCATTTCCAGACCTCCGACCCAATTGAAATAGGCAAGATGGAAAAGGAATATACGCAATGGAGCTTTAAGGGTGTCAAAGAGATATCGGTAAAAAGGCTGCAAAGGAAATTCGATGACTTCGTCCATGAAGACGGATCGATTGAAATTCAATTTTCCGATGATGTCCCGATTTCCATCTATAAAACGTTATTGAACATTACCGATAAGGAAGTCCCTACTTTTTCCTTTGACCGGATTATCATAAAGCAAAGGGATATCGGTCAAAATCAGTCTGCCGTTTATTTTGTTTCATATGGTCAAGAGAAAATCTATCAAGGCATGGTGGATTCAAAAAAAATACAAGGTTTCATGAATAGGTATTATACGGGTTCTTACAATAAGCACCCTGAATACACAGCAGAAGTGATAAACAGTAAAAAGACGCTGTTCGTACCGGAAAAACCGGTGGAGATTAAAAGCTTTCAGTATTATATCGATAATTTGGATATAGCAAATCTGAAGAATGCATTATTTAATTTTCCTAAGTATGTGCGCCAGGAATCGGTTTCGGTCGGCGATGAATACACGGATGGAACAAGGCTGATGACGATCAACAAGGAAAATTACCTGATTTCTTATATCAATCCGGGACAAAAGAACAAGTTTGTTGGCAGTTCGAGTGATCTTCTGCAAAAAAGCATAGATTTCATCAATGATCATGCTGGCTGGGAGGATAACAACTACCGCTACGCCTATATGTCGGAGACTGAGCAACGGGTGGTTTTCCGGTTATTCGTAAACGGTTATCCTGCCTTCAATGAATATGGAATGACTGAAATCGAACAAATCTGGGGCAAGGAAGAGATTTATAGCTATGAACGTCCATACTTTTCACTTGCCTCGGTTCTCCCATCAGAAGGATCATTGAAGACGTTAGCAAGCGGCAGGGAAGTATTGAATCAGTTGAAATCAAAGGATAATATCGATTTCAAGAACGTGGAGGACATCACGATCGGGTATAAACTGAATAAATCCCTTGATTCCAAGCTTGTCACCTTAGTCACCCTTGAACCGACTTGGTATTATCGGATCGGCAATAAATGGTTCATTGTGCCTTTTGAAGGAGATGCGGGAGGCGATCAAAGTGGATTGGAATAA